In Cicer arietinum cultivar CDC Frontier isolate Library 1 chromosome 7, Cicar.CDCFrontier_v2.0, whole genome shotgun sequence, a single window of DNA contains:
- the LOC101503041 gene encoding uncharacterized protein isoform X2, with product MEFTTTTLSDLPPNKRLRLIQQKNQQHSPCSPLPTKKRKESRNSTLFHSPPSTPSPSIYSLPTKKRVCALHPHLYHHNTPNHAVQPFDLNVEYNPTLHSPTPTHRKPQIQDTNNIENEDDSDDGILCCVCQSTDANPEDPIVFCDGCNLMVHASCYGNPLTKNIPEGDWFCERCRFINKNDTVSINCSLCPTKEGAMKRTIDGTWAHIVCALLVPEVFFVDPEGREGIDCSKVPKKRWLEKCYVCECCDGCALVCSEPKCGLGFHITCGIKEDLCIEYKEAKKGATVVAGFCKTHSQLWEKVSGKYKIVAVEDKK from the exons ATGGAGTTCACCACAACAACCCTCAGCGACCTTCCTCCCAACAAGAGACTCAGACTTATTCAACAGAAAAATCAACAACACAGTCCCTGTTCTCCCTTACCCACCAAAAAACGCAAAGAATCTCGAAACTCAACACTTTTTCACAGCCCACCTTCAACACCATCACCATCTATTTATTCTCTACCCACCAAAAAAAGAGTATGCGCTCTTCATCCCCACCTTTACCATCACAACACACCAAACCATGCCGTTCAACCTTTCGACCTCAATGTCGAATACAACCCCACTCTCCACTCACCCACCCCTACTCACAGAAAACCTCAAATACAAGACACCAACAACATCGAAAATGAAGACGACAGCGACGATGGGATTTTATGCTGTGTGTGCCAGAGCACCGATGCTAACCCTGAGGACCCAATCGTTTTCTGCGACGGTTGCAATTTAATGGTCCACGCTTCCTGCTACGGAAACccattaacaaaaaatatccCAGAGGGTGATTGGTTTTGTGAACGGTGTCGTTTTATCAACAAAAACGACACTGTTTCAATTAATTGCTCGTTGTGTCCAACAAAAGAGGGAGCAATGAAGCGAACAATAGATGGAACGTGGGCCCACATAGTTTGTGCTTTACTTGTTCCTGAAGTGTTTTTTGTTGATCCAGAAGGGAGAGAAGGGATTGATTGTTCTAAAGTTCCAAAGAAGAGATGGTTGGAGAAGTGCTATGTTTGTGAGTGTTGTGATGGGTGTGCCTTGGTTTGCTCCGAACCTAAGTGTGGTTTGGGTTTTCATATTACTTGTGGAATCAAAGAGGATCTTTGTATTGAGTATAAGGAAGCGAAAAAAGGTGCTACTGTTGTTGCTGGTTTTTGTAAAACCCACTCCCAACTATGGGAAAAG GTATCTGGGAAATACAAGATTGTTGCAGTTGAAGATAAAAAGTAG
- the LOC101503041 gene encoding uncharacterized protein isoform X1 — MEFTTTTLSDLPPNKRLRLIQQKNQQHSPCSPLPTKKRKESRNSTLFHSPPSTPSPSIYSLPTKKRVCALHPHLYHHNTPNHAVQPFDLNVEYNPTLHSPTPTHRKPQIQDTNNIENEDDSDDGILCCVCQSTDANPEDPIVFCDGCNLMVHASCYGNPLTKNIPEGDWFCERCRFINKNDTVSINCSLCPTKEGAMKRTIDGTWAHIVCALLVPEVFFVDPEGREGIDCSKVPKKRWLEKCYVCECCDGCALVCSEPKCGLGFHITCGIKEDLCIEYKEAKKGATVVAGFCKTHSQLWEKQQVSGKYKIVAVEDKK; from the exons ATGGAGTTCACCACAACAACCCTCAGCGACCTTCCTCCCAACAAGAGACTCAGACTTATTCAACAGAAAAATCAACAACACAGTCCCTGTTCTCCCTTACCCACCAAAAAACGCAAAGAATCTCGAAACTCAACACTTTTTCACAGCCCACCTTCAACACCATCACCATCTATTTATTCTCTACCCACCAAAAAAAGAGTATGCGCTCTTCATCCCCACCTTTACCATCACAACACACCAAACCATGCCGTTCAACCTTTCGACCTCAATGTCGAATACAACCCCACTCTCCACTCACCCACCCCTACTCACAGAAAACCTCAAATACAAGACACCAACAACATCGAAAATGAAGACGACAGCGACGATGGGATTTTATGCTGTGTGTGCCAGAGCACCGATGCTAACCCTGAGGACCCAATCGTTTTCTGCGACGGTTGCAATTTAATGGTCCACGCTTCCTGCTACGGAAACccattaacaaaaaatatccCAGAGGGTGATTGGTTTTGTGAACGGTGTCGTTTTATCAACAAAAACGACACTGTTTCAATTAATTGCTCGTTGTGTCCAACAAAAGAGGGAGCAATGAAGCGAACAATAGATGGAACGTGGGCCCACATAGTTTGTGCTTTACTTGTTCCTGAAGTGTTTTTTGTTGATCCAGAAGGGAGAGAAGGGATTGATTGTTCTAAAGTTCCAAAGAAGAGATGGTTGGAGAAGTGCTATGTTTGTGAGTGTTGTGATGGGTGTGCCTTGGTTTGCTCCGAACCTAAGTGTGGTTTGGGTTTTCATATTACTTGTGGAATCAAAGAGGATCTTTGTATTGAGTATAAGGAAGCGAAAAAAGGTGCTACTGTTGTTGCTGGTTTTTGTAAAACCCACTCCCAACTATGGGAAAAG CAACAGGTATCTGGGAAATACAAGATTGTTGCAGTTGAAGATAAAAAGTAG
- the LOC101502730 gene encoding SH2 domain-containing protein A-like isoform X2, with protein MGSDAMGREGYRTLKDLRLEIEGKEGTFSICFWVYLMNSTTFPAIILHQVHSDISQSAPFLIINENKRVNILPVLFLHEEAPDTGSINSWTEVPHATVDFEFSLEKWVHVGCEVCPNNIRLQINGEIVAKKSLSSLLNKESNSSDLKKITLANVGGNGNNVQGYVHNFEVFHNVSFIKDHHLKDPPLKLSIDESAASEVEEESGGIWGIVGGKASCRRNFSLDVVLSDAFGQPVDKENEVFASLVYADTGAPVENTSDDEAPLLSSYDGIEFSSRERPSKLLLGRASFKLRISQLSSKCDNRLFLIRFCVPKLGNYPFLQTNTCPIRCISRSRNTRLSTLVWKRSTYALQRLNLSQSSAMDDRSLEHTHSGHEEKTNPLMKRFRVGLDKISVSVNADSTKKQSGVECNSHVWIPNQVENGFPRSLDGRSLNFEEDAYPSESESIGERNSPSNSMGSRRYPISDITIFKYCLAGLTERSLMLKEIATSSSDREISELAHQVSHYSGCSHHGNQILSAKRLIEDGTNLWRAMSANNHHVPWESAVYEIEEQFMKIASCGSRSFSHQDLEILRRIAGCQEYLTQENFEKLWCWLYPVACIISRDWVNPIWNSTSPKWIEGFITKEEAEASLQGPAGFQEPGTFILRFPTSRSWPHPDAGSLIVTYIGKDYKLRHRLLSMDHIYGSDRRIDVKPLQDMLLAEPELSRLGRTMRSYKAHLQH; from the exons atgggCAGTGATGCAATGGGAAGAGAAGGGTACCGTACGTTGAAGGATTTAAGATTGGAAATTGAAGGAAAAGAGGGAACTTTCTCTATATGCTTTTGGGTTTATTTGATGAATTCTACTACATTCCCTGCTATCATTCTTCACCAG GTTCACTCTGATATCTCCCAAAGTGCTCCTTTTCTCATTATTAACGAAAATAAGAGAGTCAATATTTTGCCAGTTCTTTTCTTGCACGAAGAAGCTCCTGATACTGGCAGTATAAATTCCTGGACAGAAGTTCCACATGCTACTGTTGATTTTGAGTTTTCTTTGGAAAAATGGGTTCATGTTGGATGTGAG GTTTGTCCAAATAATATCCGGCTTCAGATTAATGGGGAGATTGTAGCCAAAAAGTCACTGTCTTCCTTATTAAATAAGGAATCCAATTCAAGTGATTTGAAGAAAATAACTTTAGCAAATGTTGGGGGAAACGGAAATAATGTGCAGGGTTATGTGCACAATTTTGAAGTATTCCATAATGTTTCATTTATCAAAGATCATCATTTGAAG GACCCTCCTCTAAAGTTATCAATAGATGAATCGGCTGCCTCTGAGGTTGAAGAAGAAAGTGGCGGTATTTGGGGCATTGTTGGTGGCAAA GCATCTTGTCGCAGGAATTTCTCTTTAGATGTTGTTTTATCAGATGCCTTTGGACAACCTGTAGATAAGGAGAATGAG GTTTTTGCTTCTCTTGTGTATGCTGACACGGGGGCTCCAGTGGAGAATACAAGTGATGACGAAGCACCCCTTTTGTCTAGCTATGATGGGATTGAATTTTCTTCTCGTGAAAGACCTAGTAAACTTTTGTTGGGTCGTGCATCATTTAAGCTCAGGATATCTCAG CTTTCATCCAAGTGTGATAACAGGTTGTTCCTCATCAGATTTTGTGTTCCAAAGTTAGGAAATTATCCTTTCCTTCAGACAAACACCTGTCCAATTCGATGCATCTCCAGGAGCCGTAACACAAGATTATCCACGCTCGTGTGGAAAAGGTCAACTTATGCTCTCCAAAGACTCAATTTATCACAATCTTCAGCAATGGATGATAGGTCGTTGGAACATACACATTCTGGTCATGAAGAAAAAACCAATCCACTGATGAAGCGGTTTAGAGTTGGACTTGACAAGATATCTGTATCAGTTAATGCAGACTCCACCAAAAAGCAATCTGGTGTTGAATGTAATTCTCATGTATGGATACCTAATCAG GTTGAGAATGGGTTTCCAAGAAGCTTGGATGGAAGATCTCTTAACTTCGAAGAAGACGCCTATCCATCTGAATCAGAGAGTATAGGGGAGAGAAATTCACCTTCAAATAGTATGGGAAGTAGAAGATATCCGATATCTGATATAACCATTTTCAAATACTGCCTGGCAGGCTTGACTGAGAGATCTCTCATGCTTAAAGAAATTGCCACCTCTTCTTCTGATAGAGAAATTTCAGAGTTGGCTCATCAAGTTTCGCACTATTCAGGATGTTCCCACCACGG AAACCAAATACTAAGTGCCAAGAGATTGATAGAGGATGGAACTAATCTATGGAGGGCGATGTCTGCAAACAACCACCACGTTCCTTGGGAGAGCGCAGTGTATGAGATTGAAGAGCAATTCATGAAGATTGCTTCATGTGGGTCAAGATCTTTCTCTCATCAG GACCTTGAGATTTTAAGAAGGATTGCTGGATGTCAAGAGTATCTAACACAAGAAAACTTTGAGAAATTGTGGTGCTGGTTGTACCCTGTAGCGTGTATAATATCGAGAGATTGGGTAAATCCTATCTGGAATTCCACATCACCTAAATGGATCGAAGGATTCATCACCAAGGAGGAGGCAGAAGCTTCACTTCAAGGTCCGGCAGGATTTCAAGAACCTGGTACTTTTATACTTCGGTTCCCTACCTCAAGAAGCTGGCCCCACCCAGATGCTGGTAGCCTAATTGTTACTTACATTGGCAAGGACTACAAACTTCGCCACAGACTACTTTCAATGGATCATATATATGG CTCTGATAGAAGAATTGACGTGAAACCATTGCAAGATATGCTATTGGCAGAACCTGAGCTGTCTCGGTTGGGAAG GACAATGAGAAGTTATAAAGCACACTTGCAGCATTAA
- the LOC101502730 gene encoding SH2 domain-containing protein A-like isoform X3 yields MGSDAMGREGYRTLKDLRLEIEGKEGTFSICFWVYLMNSTTFPAIILHQVHSDISQSAPFLIINENKRVNILPVLFLHEEAPDTGSINSWTEVPHATVDFEFSLEKWVHVGCEVCPNNIRLQINGEIVAKKSLSSLLNKESNSSDLKKITLANVGGNGNNVQGYVHNFEVFHNVSFIKDHHLKDPPLKLSIDESAASEVEEESGGIWGIVGGKASCRRNFSLDVVLSDAFGQPVDKENEQVFASLVYADTGAPVENTSDDEAPLLSSYDGIEFSSRERPSKLLLGRASFKLRISQLSSKCDNRLFLIRFCVPKLGNYPFLQTNTCPIRCISRSRNTRLSTLVWKRSTYALQRLNLSQSSAMDDRSLEHTHSGHEEKTNPLMKRFRVGLDKISVSVNADSTKKQSGVECNSHVENGFPRSLDGRSLNFEEDAYPSESESIGERNSPSNSMGSRRYPISDITIFKYCLAGLTERSLMLKEIATSSSDREISELAHQVSHYSGCSHHGNQILSAKRLIEDGTNLWRAMSANNHHVPWESAVYEIEEQFMKIASCGSRSFSHQDLEILRRIAGCQEYLTQENFEKLWCWLYPVACIISRDWVNPIWNSTSPKWIEGFITKEEAEASLQGPAGFQEPGTFILRFPTSRSWPHPDAGSLIVTYIGKDYKLRHRLLSMDHIYGSDRRIDVKPLQDMLLAEPELSRLGRTMRSYKAHLQH; encoded by the exons atgggCAGTGATGCAATGGGAAGAGAAGGGTACCGTACGTTGAAGGATTTAAGATTGGAAATTGAAGGAAAAGAGGGAACTTTCTCTATATGCTTTTGGGTTTATTTGATGAATTCTACTACATTCCCTGCTATCATTCTTCACCAG GTTCACTCTGATATCTCCCAAAGTGCTCCTTTTCTCATTATTAACGAAAATAAGAGAGTCAATATTTTGCCAGTTCTTTTCTTGCACGAAGAAGCTCCTGATACTGGCAGTATAAATTCCTGGACAGAAGTTCCACATGCTACTGTTGATTTTGAGTTTTCTTTGGAAAAATGGGTTCATGTTGGATGTGAG GTTTGTCCAAATAATATCCGGCTTCAGATTAATGGGGAGATTGTAGCCAAAAAGTCACTGTCTTCCTTATTAAATAAGGAATCCAATTCAAGTGATTTGAAGAAAATAACTTTAGCAAATGTTGGGGGAAACGGAAATAATGTGCAGGGTTATGTGCACAATTTTGAAGTATTCCATAATGTTTCATTTATCAAAGATCATCATTTGAAG GACCCTCCTCTAAAGTTATCAATAGATGAATCGGCTGCCTCTGAGGTTGAAGAAGAAAGTGGCGGTATTTGGGGCATTGTTGGTGGCAAA GCATCTTGTCGCAGGAATTTCTCTTTAGATGTTGTTTTATCAGATGCCTTTGGACAACCTGTAGATAAGGAGAATGAG CAGGTTTTTGCTTCTCTTGTGTATGCTGACACGGGGGCTCCAGTGGAGAATACAAGTGATGACGAAGCACCCCTTTTGTCTAGCTATGATGGGATTGAATTTTCTTCTCGTGAAAGACCTAGTAAACTTTTGTTGGGTCGTGCATCATTTAAGCTCAGGATATCTCAG CTTTCATCCAAGTGTGATAACAGGTTGTTCCTCATCAGATTTTGTGTTCCAAAGTTAGGAAATTATCCTTTCCTTCAGACAAACACCTGTCCAATTCGATGCATCTCCAGGAGCCGTAACACAAGATTATCCACGCTCGTGTGGAAAAGGTCAACTTATGCTCTCCAAAGACTCAATTTATCACAATCTTCAGCAATGGATGATAGGTCGTTGGAACATACACATTCTGGTCATGAAGAAAAAACCAATCCACTGATGAAGCGGTTTAGAGTTGGACTTGACAAGATATCTGTATCAGTTAATGCAGACTCCACCAAAAAGCAATCTGGTGTTGAATGTAATTCTCAT GTTGAGAATGGGTTTCCAAGAAGCTTGGATGGAAGATCTCTTAACTTCGAAGAAGACGCCTATCCATCTGAATCAGAGAGTATAGGGGAGAGAAATTCACCTTCAAATAGTATGGGAAGTAGAAGATATCCGATATCTGATATAACCATTTTCAAATACTGCCTGGCAGGCTTGACTGAGAGATCTCTCATGCTTAAAGAAATTGCCACCTCTTCTTCTGATAGAGAAATTTCAGAGTTGGCTCATCAAGTTTCGCACTATTCAGGATGTTCCCACCACGG AAACCAAATACTAAGTGCCAAGAGATTGATAGAGGATGGAACTAATCTATGGAGGGCGATGTCTGCAAACAACCACCACGTTCCTTGGGAGAGCGCAGTGTATGAGATTGAAGAGCAATTCATGAAGATTGCTTCATGTGGGTCAAGATCTTTCTCTCATCAG GACCTTGAGATTTTAAGAAGGATTGCTGGATGTCAAGAGTATCTAACACAAGAAAACTTTGAGAAATTGTGGTGCTGGTTGTACCCTGTAGCGTGTATAATATCGAGAGATTGGGTAAATCCTATCTGGAATTCCACATCACCTAAATGGATCGAAGGATTCATCACCAAGGAGGAGGCAGAAGCTTCACTTCAAGGTCCGGCAGGATTTCAAGAACCTGGTACTTTTATACTTCGGTTCCCTACCTCAAGAAGCTGGCCCCACCCAGATGCTGGTAGCCTAATTGTTACTTACATTGGCAAGGACTACAAACTTCGCCACAGACTACTTTCAATGGATCATATATATGG CTCTGATAGAAGAATTGACGTGAAACCATTGCAAGATATGCTATTGGCAGAACCTGAGCTGTCTCGGTTGGGAAG GACAATGAGAAGTTATAAAGCACACTTGCAGCATTAA
- the LOC101502730 gene encoding SH2 domain-containing protein A-like isoform X1: protein MGSDAMGREGYRTLKDLRLEIEGKEGTFSICFWVYLMNSTTFPAIILHQVHSDISQSAPFLIINENKRVNILPVLFLHEEAPDTGSINSWTEVPHATVDFEFSLEKWVHVGCEVCPNNIRLQINGEIVAKKSLSSLLNKESNSSDLKKITLANVGGNGNNVQGYVHNFEVFHNVSFIKDHHLKDPPLKLSIDESAASEVEEESGGIWGIVGGKASCRRNFSLDVVLSDAFGQPVDKENEQVFASLVYADTGAPVENTSDDEAPLLSSYDGIEFSSRERPSKLLLGRASFKLRISQLSSKCDNRLFLIRFCVPKLGNYPFLQTNTCPIRCISRSRNTRLSTLVWKRSTYALQRLNLSQSSAMDDRSLEHTHSGHEEKTNPLMKRFRVGLDKISVSVNADSTKKQSGVECNSHVWIPNQVENGFPRSLDGRSLNFEEDAYPSESESIGERNSPSNSMGSRRYPISDITIFKYCLAGLTERSLMLKEIATSSSDREISELAHQVSHYSGCSHHGNQILSAKRLIEDGTNLWRAMSANNHHVPWESAVYEIEEQFMKIASCGSRSFSHQDLEILRRIAGCQEYLTQENFEKLWCWLYPVACIISRDWVNPIWNSTSPKWIEGFITKEEAEASLQGPAGFQEPGTFILRFPTSRSWPHPDAGSLIVTYIGKDYKLRHRLLSMDHIYGSDRRIDVKPLQDMLLAEPELSRLGRTMRSYKAHLQH from the exons atgggCAGTGATGCAATGGGAAGAGAAGGGTACCGTACGTTGAAGGATTTAAGATTGGAAATTGAAGGAAAAGAGGGAACTTTCTCTATATGCTTTTGGGTTTATTTGATGAATTCTACTACATTCCCTGCTATCATTCTTCACCAG GTTCACTCTGATATCTCCCAAAGTGCTCCTTTTCTCATTATTAACGAAAATAAGAGAGTCAATATTTTGCCAGTTCTTTTCTTGCACGAAGAAGCTCCTGATACTGGCAGTATAAATTCCTGGACAGAAGTTCCACATGCTACTGTTGATTTTGAGTTTTCTTTGGAAAAATGGGTTCATGTTGGATGTGAG GTTTGTCCAAATAATATCCGGCTTCAGATTAATGGGGAGATTGTAGCCAAAAAGTCACTGTCTTCCTTATTAAATAAGGAATCCAATTCAAGTGATTTGAAGAAAATAACTTTAGCAAATGTTGGGGGAAACGGAAATAATGTGCAGGGTTATGTGCACAATTTTGAAGTATTCCATAATGTTTCATTTATCAAAGATCATCATTTGAAG GACCCTCCTCTAAAGTTATCAATAGATGAATCGGCTGCCTCTGAGGTTGAAGAAGAAAGTGGCGGTATTTGGGGCATTGTTGGTGGCAAA GCATCTTGTCGCAGGAATTTCTCTTTAGATGTTGTTTTATCAGATGCCTTTGGACAACCTGTAGATAAGGAGAATGAG CAGGTTTTTGCTTCTCTTGTGTATGCTGACACGGGGGCTCCAGTGGAGAATACAAGTGATGACGAAGCACCCCTTTTGTCTAGCTATGATGGGATTGAATTTTCTTCTCGTGAAAGACCTAGTAAACTTTTGTTGGGTCGTGCATCATTTAAGCTCAGGATATCTCAG CTTTCATCCAAGTGTGATAACAGGTTGTTCCTCATCAGATTTTGTGTTCCAAAGTTAGGAAATTATCCTTTCCTTCAGACAAACACCTGTCCAATTCGATGCATCTCCAGGAGCCGTAACACAAGATTATCCACGCTCGTGTGGAAAAGGTCAACTTATGCTCTCCAAAGACTCAATTTATCACAATCTTCAGCAATGGATGATAGGTCGTTGGAACATACACATTCTGGTCATGAAGAAAAAACCAATCCACTGATGAAGCGGTTTAGAGTTGGACTTGACAAGATATCTGTATCAGTTAATGCAGACTCCACCAAAAAGCAATCTGGTGTTGAATGTAATTCTCATGTATGGATACCTAATCAG GTTGAGAATGGGTTTCCAAGAAGCTTGGATGGAAGATCTCTTAACTTCGAAGAAGACGCCTATCCATCTGAATCAGAGAGTATAGGGGAGAGAAATTCACCTTCAAATAGTATGGGAAGTAGAAGATATCCGATATCTGATATAACCATTTTCAAATACTGCCTGGCAGGCTTGACTGAGAGATCTCTCATGCTTAAAGAAATTGCCACCTCTTCTTCTGATAGAGAAATTTCAGAGTTGGCTCATCAAGTTTCGCACTATTCAGGATGTTCCCACCACGG AAACCAAATACTAAGTGCCAAGAGATTGATAGAGGATGGAACTAATCTATGGAGGGCGATGTCTGCAAACAACCACCACGTTCCTTGGGAGAGCGCAGTGTATGAGATTGAAGAGCAATTCATGAAGATTGCTTCATGTGGGTCAAGATCTTTCTCTCATCAG GACCTTGAGATTTTAAGAAGGATTGCTGGATGTCAAGAGTATCTAACACAAGAAAACTTTGAGAAATTGTGGTGCTGGTTGTACCCTGTAGCGTGTATAATATCGAGAGATTGGGTAAATCCTATCTGGAATTCCACATCACCTAAATGGATCGAAGGATTCATCACCAAGGAGGAGGCAGAAGCTTCACTTCAAGGTCCGGCAGGATTTCAAGAACCTGGTACTTTTATACTTCGGTTCCCTACCTCAAGAAGCTGGCCCCACCCAGATGCTGGTAGCCTAATTGTTACTTACATTGGCAAGGACTACAAACTTCGCCACAGACTACTTTCAATGGATCATATATATGG CTCTGATAGAAGAATTGACGTGAAACCATTGCAAGATATGCTATTGGCAGAACCTGAGCTGTCTCGGTTGGGAAG GACAATGAGAAGTTATAAAGCACACTTGCAGCATTAA
- the LOC101503598 gene encoding uncharacterized protein: MGSHILSLSQPAAQIPSNRLIQKLDCVFHSKFLLWPSRAHFKPTKRISPSIRVMGSSASSQSNQPNTSFESGSNTVAYKSLSDEEWKKRLTDEQFYVTRKKGTERAFTGEYWNTKTEGSYNCICCDTPLFESSTKFNSGTGWPSYYKPIGNNVKSKLDLSIIFMPRQEVVCAVCDAHLGHMFDDGPPPTGKRYCINSASLKLKPKQ; the protein is encoded by the exons ATGGGTTCTCATATTTTGAGTTTGAGCCAACCAGCAGCACAAATTCCTTCCAATAGACTAATTCAGAAGCTTGATTGTGTTTTTCattccaaatttttgttgtggcCTTCACGTGCTCATTTCAAACCCACAAAAAGAATTTCTCCCTCAATCCGAGTGATGGGGTCATCAGCTTCTTCCCAGTCCAACCAGCCAAACACCTCTTTTGAATCAG GATCTAATACTGTTGCTTATAAATCTTTAAGTGATGAAGAATGGAAGAAGCGGCTGACCGATGAACAGTTTTATGTTACTCGAAAAAAGGGGACTGAGAGAGCTTTCACTGG GGAGTACTGGAATACCAAAACTGAGGGGTCTTACAATTGCATATGCTGTGACACGCCCTTATTTGA ATCATCTACCAAGTTTAATAGTGGAACTGGATGGCCATCTTATTACAAACCAATTGGTAACAATGTGAAATCAAAGCTAGATTTGTCAATTATATTCATGCCCCGTCAGGAAGTAGTTTGTGCTGTTTGTGATGCCCATCTTGGTCATATGTTTGATGATGGTCCTCCACCCACAGGAAAGCGTTACTGTATAAACAG TGCTTCCCTTAAGCTCAAACCAAAGCAGTAA